From the genome of Pochonia chlamydosporia 170 chromosome Unknown PCv3seq00011, whole genome shotgun sequence:
TGTTTCTCTTCGAGTGCTTCTCCGCTCTCCGCAGTCAACTAGACGGAATGGACGAAAGGTGTTCGAGCAGCTTCGAGGTCCCGGAGTGGGAGGTTGGCAGCCCGGTCTTGGAACTGGTTTTGGATGGGAAGAGATTAACTCTGGCGGTAACATGGAGACTATTCCGCCTTACGTTTCCCGATCGGGAGTCCGCTATCGCAACGGTCGGGTTCTGCTCGGAAAGCACTTTGATACCTACCCTGCCCAGTCTTGGATCGATTTTCTGGAGTCCCAAGGGGAGCAGCCACCCCTGTTTCttgaggctggctggcttgttGCCGGCCacattgatgagatggtCCAGTTCTTGCCCTACAACAATACTCTCGGTTTCAAGATGGCAGTGCCAGACATGAGGTCAGCTATCGCAACTCTAAAAAACCTAAACAGCACCGGCCATGGTGCGGTGCCAGCACTGAGCTATGATGGAGATATGACCCCTGACACAGACGCTATTTTTCTCGACCCTAGTGTTCGAAACAAGACCGTCAGTTCTCTGTTGTCAGATGAACGATTCATCTGGGTCAATGAGTATGCCCAAAAATATGTGGACAGCAATCTGTCTATATTGCTAAGAGAACTGCCAATCGAAGACAGCGATGTCATTCGTGTGCCAACGTTATGGAAGGATAATACGTATCCCTGGCCCCGGAGCCCTGATGGTATTCCCACACGACTTCGCCGAGCATATCCTGGCCAGAGACAGCTGCAAACGTTTCATCCATCGGCTGTGAATGGAATTGTACTTGGTTCAGACTATGTTGCCCCGAAGCCATGGGGCCCATTGGTGGATGGGAAAGATGTCTTGGAGGATGCCATCCGTGCTGCGTACGCCAGTGCAGACATGAAAACCGTGTTTATTGATAATTACATGTCACATCACGTTCGAGGTGGCGAAGTTCATTGCGCAACAAATACCCTCAGAGACACAAACATTGCTTGGTGGACAATGAATTGATGGGCACCTAAGAAATTTTTTGGAAGAGTGTGGGAGGTGTATTATTTTGTTACGTGCCTTGCCCTAGACTCTAGATCGGAATACAGCATGTCCGTTTTCTTTCTACGCTCGGTTCTCACTGGTGCCGTTGCCGATTCGAGCTGGTGTTTTTCTTGATCGACATTGTTCATGATGCCTGCAATAAGCTGAGGTGAGCCACTGCGAGGTCGATCCTTCAAACAACAGCCAATTGACGTAAGCCAGTCTACAACCCATGGAAACCGATGCCGGGCCGTCGATACGATGTCCCCGGTGCAATGCCGTGACGCGTACACATATCCATTATCGAATGTTCAACAACCATGCCAGCTAGGACTAAGGGCTTGACGCAAAAATGTAGAACATCACTATTCAGTTTGCCTAGCGGCCTGGCCTTTGTGATAGGGGACCAACGAATCCTCATTGAATGTTTCACTTAAGTTCGGAGTCTCGTGATGGCAGCCAATGTCGCTTCTGACCTGTATCGAAATTTTGTCATATACCCGTCCCGTCGGATGACGACATTTTCTCACGAAATAAGGTTGGTTAGTTCGTAAGCATGCTGACTTTTTCCAGTTTGTGCCTTTTTCCCCGAAACCAAGAGCTTCTATTTCCTAGTTATCAGCGCCTAAAATTCCTATTCTTAGATTTTAGCCCCGACTATTTTCCCTTGTAGATAAGTACGTAGCCCTATAATGCCCCCGTAAGAAAGTTGTATCGAAGTTAGGGTAGATATCTAAATAAAGTGGATAAAAATTGCGGTCAGACTCACAAGAGATGCGGCAGTGCTAAAAGCAGAAGTCCGCAATAAGCTTTTAGACGCATGAAATTTAGGCAATCCCCCGTGGATTAGGACCTAAAGAATAACTATATATACCTGCATTAATACCGTCGATTTAGCTTTCCCCAGAGTGACATATCGCTATAAATCAAATGACACCACATCTTCTAAAGCAAAGCCACTATTTTTACAATGTTTCAAGTCGTTGGCGGTCTAGTCTGTGCAGCGTTGCTGTTGAATCTGTCACTTGCAGTGAATGCAGATAGTTGCGCAGCCAAGAGACCTAACA
Proteins encoded in this window:
- a CDS encoding arginine deiminase type-3 (similar to Colletotrichum gloeosporioides Nara gc5 XP_007279367.1), producing the protein MRHLTFVLLNIFGIQQAVLAARNESSIQCGILADTNRDGIVDDLDRDHKHMWTSNYGAIFLPNIGDEHRRCAIRDGTGISFSNEELAACNDATGDRLITTRYAAKLRTDPVQGLSGDAVGKIYTDPPSSLSRVRVFWLHGNSPNVSSDWTLVQPELSFNSTALSKGLILAIDGRELTTGTNDWNGRVDIVFKVTDSGRTATDFVAMRQAPILVHHHLHKTETVVTLQTRQGVSKWQAPFVEKLRGVLGNLDSQPSLLVLNNSYDVWGQDFMEPAFASMPGPNGPVSLRVLLRSPQSTRRNGRKVFEQLRGPGVGGWQPGLGTGFGWEEINSGGNMETIPPYVSRSGVRYRNGRVLLGKHFDTYPAQSWIDFLESQGEQPPLFLEAGWLVAGHIDEMVQFLPYNNTLGFKMAVPDMRSAIATLKNLNSTGHGAVPALSYDGDMTPDTDAIFLDPSVRNKTVSSLLSDERFIWVNEYAQKYVDSNLSILLRELPIEDSDVIRVPTLWKDNTYPWPRSPDGIPTRLRRAYPGQRQLQTFHPSAVNGIVLGSDYVAPKPWGPLVDGKDVLEDAIRAAYASADMKTVFIDNYMSHHVRGGEVHCATNTLRDTNIAWWTMN